ATTGGCGGTGACCTCGTTCGTAGAGGCGAGTTGTTCCGCAACTGTGGCTTCGAGTTGCTTCCCGGCAGCAGCAATTTGGGTGACAGAGGTACTGATCTGGACACCGGATTTTTGTGTTTGATAAATCAGGGAATGTAAATGCTTCTCCATGCGCTGGAAAGCCACCATCAGTTGACCAATCTCACTCTTGTCCTGTGTAACCATGATCGGTTGAGTCAGATCACCCGCAGCAATATTCTCGGCTGCGTGCACAACTTTAGGAAGCTGCCGCCGAATCGGTAAAATTGCCCATAATCCAAATAAAACAATGGCCAGAATCGTTAAGGCCGTCCCAACTAAAACCAGTAAGCGCAGGAATTGTCCTGCCTGCTCACTGGCTTTTGTATTTTCCTGAATCCTCTGGCTTAAAATTTTCTCAGCAGTGATGCGAGATGTTTCAATTTTGGCAACCCTCGGGAGCAAAATTAGCCGTCTTGCTTCCTCTATCTGGTTGTTATCGAGTAATAAATAAACCTCAGAAGTCAGGCGATCAAACTCACTTTCGATCCGGAGTATTTCATCCAGCGATTGCTGTAGCTCCGGCTCCCTCAGAATATTGAGAGTTTTTTTTCATGCTTCAGCATCGCCTCTCGTGCCGAGATATAGGCATCGCGGAATGCCTGATCTTTTGGCGCAAGAACTGACCCTCGAGTTGAGGAAATCAGACGGGCAAGGTCATAGGCAAATATATGTAAAATCTGTATTTCTCTGGTTGTTTCCTCTGAGTTCCGTTGCAGTTGAATTAAGTTTTCGGTACTGGCATAAATGCTGGCACCCAGTAGCAACAAAAAAGCCAAGGGAGCTGAGAATCCTAACAGTATTCGGTTGGTAATTTTGTTCAACATGGGGGAATTTGATGTCAATAGTATGTTGTTAATTAGACTCTATAGAATTTCAGATTTCAGATTAATTTTCACTACCTGTGAGTAAATTAGTATGCCGAGGGTCACTGAATAAGCACTCCAGTTTAATACATTGAATAATGCGATTGCTATCTATGATAGTGCCACTCAAGTAAGGGGCAGCATCAACTCGAACACCTAAATCCACAATTTCATCTTCCGATCGATTTAAGGTTTCCGTAACTCGCTCAGCCATCAGGCCCAATTGTTTGAGGGTGCCATCGGGACTGGTGTAATTAACAATCATAATCCGGGTACTCAAGTGGGAATGACTCGGACTTCCCTGAATTAGATGGCACAAATCAATCACCGGCAAGATGGTTCCCCGATAGTTGAATATCCCAGCTACATATTCAGGCAAGTGATGGACTTTTCGCAGACTAACTTTAGGGATAATGGCAACAATGGAAGAACTCTCGATCGCATAAAGTTCAGATTTGACATAGAACAAGAGCATTAACATACGTAACCCCATGGTCGCAGCGAAAATCATGATGGCATGAAATCCCATCAAGCGATCGCAAATGTCTGGAAACAGCAAGGGCGATCGCCCTCTCAGGTAGACCTCTCAGGTGCAATTGCAACCGTGAATTGCGTGGGAGTAAAGGTAACAGCCATCAGGGATTCTGCATCACGGTGTCTAGAAAAGACTTGAATATCGGGAGATTTGAGGAATATTTATGATTATCCCAATTATAGGAAAGCCTACCACTGATGTCAGACTGCGATCAGTATATTGGGCATTGATACCCCCGATCGGCATCTTCTATTCCAGGCATTTGGGTTTATCGGATGCTCCAGCGACGTCGCCACTGAGAGGTTGATTCTAAGGAGGAGTGCTGTTGCTCCGCTTGATGCCGTTGCAGAATCATTGCCGCGACATCGTCCAGGTGGGGGTCACGATAGGGAATTGCCGCCCTAGTTTGCAAGTGCTCCTGTTCCATGGGGGAGAGTGGATGTAAGCTCTGGGGATCAAACGCCGCCACCGTCCCGTAAGACCACTCATGGGAGCGATGACGCTCCCCAACAGGAATCGTGCCCAAACATAGCCCTGCTGCTAAAAGGGCTGTCCGTACCGCTGCCGAGCGGGAATAGGTGGCAAATTTGCCCTTGGGCGCAAGACAGCGCCCCACCTGCCCTAAAAACTCGATGGTCCATAGCTGGGGGCAGCGCCGGGGCGAAAATGGATCGAAGAAAATGGTATCGGCTTGCCAGCCCCACTGGTTGAGTTGTTGGATGGTTTGACGGGCATCACCGATCAGTAATGTTGCCTGTAGTCCAGAGGTTTGATACCCATAGTCATGGGCGATCGCCTTCAAGGCCGTTTGCACTGCGGGTGACCAGCTATCAATCAAAGGGGGGGCGATCGCCGCTCGGGGCACCGTCTCATCTAGCTCCAATCCATAGACCTCAACCTGGCAACGGGGGTTAATGCGCCAGATGGTCTCTAACGCCGCCGCCGTGTTGTAGCCGAGTCCATAGCAGACATCCAATAGCTTCAGGGTTTGCTGAGAAGCTCGCTGCTCCAGACCAGTTGCCTGGACAAATTTGAACAACGCCTCAGTTTTTGCACCTTCACGACTGTGAAAATGTTCGCCAAATTCTGGAGAGAAGAAGGTAAAAGAGCCATCATGGGTGGGTTCGGGCACCCATGGTGCGGGTTCTGGTTCCATCATCGATCAGCAAATCTTCCTACTTAAGAATGGTTTATGGAAGAGACATCAGGTCGATTGGTTGGTTTCCCCCAGAAAGGTTCTTCCTGGCTAGTGGATAAAAATGTAGCGTAGGGGCTACGGCAAAAAACAATCTTGGGACTCTGAATAACCGCGATCGCATAAGCACGCTAATCCCACCATGATCACCCCAGCCTTTTTATTTGGAAGAATTGAACGTCAAGGGTTAGGTGTAACCCCAAGGTGATCCATAACGTTAATTAATTGAGGCTTAAACTGTGAATCATGGCGGACTTTCACAAACTCTAACCATAGAGAATTTTCCTCATCGGAGTCTCCGGTGTCTCTTCTAAATGCGAGACGAAAATATCCATAATCTCCGGACTCAAAAGCTTGGAAAATTGTATCAAATGGCTCATTAGCGTTTATTTGTAAAATCTGTCTCATTAAATTAAGAATAACTTGTGCATGTATACTAGAAAGTTCAGGATTTATTTTTAGTTGCTGTACTTTTTCTAGATTAGACAAGGATATTTCCTGATCCATAACATTAATCTCCAAAAATTGGATCACAATTATTATTGGCCCCTAGAGACTATACAGCCTCTATGCTTGGTTTTTTGGCTGTAAGAGAGAAACCATCCCTTCTCTTGCCGATCGCGAAATTAAATGCCTAATTGTCGGTGTTGCTAGTGCCTAATCCCACCTCTTCCGCTGCTCGTTCCACCAAATTTGCTTGGTGATGGTCTGCTTCCTGACGGGTCTTAGCTAACCGTTCACGAGCCTCTTCTTCCACAGATCCGATCGCCTGGGAAAATTCTTCCGTCGCCCGTTCCACCA
The Neosynechococcus sphagnicola sy1 DNA segment above includes these coding regions:
- a CDS encoding chemotaxis protein CheW yields the protein MLFPDICDRLMGFHAIMIFAATMGLRMLMLLFYVKSELYAIESSSIVAIIPKVSLRKVHHLPEYVAGIFNYRGTILPVIDLCHLIQGSPSHSHLSTRIMIVNYTSPDGTLKQLGLMAERVTETLNRSEDEIVDLGVRVDAAPYLSGTIIDSNRIIQCIKLECLFSDPRHTNLLTGSEN
- a CDS encoding tRNA (5-methylaminomethyl-2-thiouridine)(34)-methyltransferase MnmD, giving the protein MMEPEPAPWVPEPTHDGSFTFFSPEFGEHFHSREGAKTEALFKFVQATGLEQRASQQTLKLLDVCYGLGYNTAAALETIWRINPRCQVEVYGLELDETVPRAAIAPPLIDSWSPAVQTALKAIAHDYGYQTSGLQATLLIGDARQTIQQLNQWGWQADTIFFDPFSPRRCPQLWTIEFLGQVGRCLAPKGKFATYSRSAAVRTALLAAGLCLGTIPVGERHRSHEWSYGTVAAFDPQSLHPLSPMEQEHLQTRAAIPYRDPHLDDVAAMILQRHQAEQQHSSLESTSQWRRRWSIR